A single region of the Nocardioides ochotonae genome encodes:
- a CDS encoding helix-turn-helix domain-containing protein — protein sequence MSSQPTYDDPTVHDELPEPHDSSLLPEGVVEVRRNGGLAAAIGGVAAVIAILYLSRATGSGAWVDWTLTAVMGLLAAAWLQGFVDARTPLLVADQHGIRVRQGRAWHGMPWNDIDAVEHLPRHGLLRDGRLEVFTHDGAAVAVPLALSTSVVGDGGHLTEALAQLAGDSSEIVELDRFAADDAEAEADDEGTTDEPVVTHPVTDEVPEVREPVAATHAEEAVEAPHRDLTDDRADDRADDRADDQYDAPRLPDPRPTLARGIGAMASRLRRGAGGSESAGTASVGTPGDGPTRAPGASPAGLPLVASATPSPLREPLGATRIEVRSDLTLNIQGANALRLDPSERDDAGAGDLPEARELRRPGSVSLVEDTRWGDRVSPIAKAGEAVAPIVIEDFSAVPAADPVIGPELAAARTRLGLSVDQLADRTRIRPHVIESIEVDDFTPCGGDFYARGHLRTLARVLGADAAPLLTEYDAKYADAPISPRRVFEAELATGVHGGIRGTRGGPNWSVLVATVMVLVLAWSVARLVMDSPSTLNEAPTLNGSGGLAAPGDPVPVLLDAAGGGATVKVIDGNGKTVFDGDLAFGQTKSLAKVVQPVQVVTSDGSLEVSVDGVDAEPVGDTGARSTRTFGSK from the coding sequence GTGAGCAGCCAGCCCACGTACGACGACCCGACCGTGCACGACGAGCTCCCGGAGCCGCACGACTCCTCCCTGCTGCCCGAGGGTGTGGTGGAGGTGCGCCGCAACGGTGGCCTGGCCGCCGCGATCGGCGGCGTGGCCGCGGTCATCGCGATCCTCTACCTCTCGCGCGCCACCGGCAGCGGCGCGTGGGTCGACTGGACGCTGACCGCCGTGATGGGGCTGCTGGCGGCCGCCTGGCTCCAGGGCTTCGTGGACGCCCGCACCCCGCTGCTGGTCGCCGACCAGCACGGCATCCGGGTGCGCCAGGGCCGTGCCTGGCACGGCATGCCGTGGAACGACATCGACGCCGTCGAGCACCTGCCGCGTCACGGGCTGCTGCGCGACGGCCGGCTCGAGGTGTTCACCCACGACGGCGCCGCGGTCGCGGTCCCGCTGGCACTCTCGACCTCGGTGGTCGGTGACGGCGGGCACCTGACGGAGGCGCTCGCCCAGCTCGCCGGCGACAGCAGCGAGATCGTCGAGCTGGACCGGTTCGCGGCCGACGACGCCGAGGCCGAGGCCGATGACGAGGGCACCACCGACGAGCCCGTCGTCACGCACCCGGTCACCGACGAGGTGCCGGAGGTGCGCGAGCCCGTCGCCGCCACGCACGCCGAGGAGGCCGTCGAGGCCCCGCACCGCGACCTGACGGACGACCGGGCCGACGACCGGGCCGACGACCGGGCCGACGACCAGTACGACGCCCCGCGGCTGCCGGACCCCCGTCCCACCCTTGCCCGCGGCATCGGCGCGATGGCCTCGCGCCTGCGCCGCGGCGCCGGCGGGTCCGAGAGCGCGGGCACCGCGTCGGTCGGCACGCCGGGCGACGGCCCGACGCGCGCTCCGGGCGCCTCGCCCGCCGGGCTGCCGCTGGTCGCCAGCGCGACGCCCAGCCCGCTGCGCGAGCCGCTGGGCGCCACCCGCATCGAGGTGCGCAGCGACCTCACCTTGAACATCCAGGGCGCCAACGCGCTGCGCCTGGACCCCTCCGAGCGCGACGACGCCGGCGCCGGCGACCTCCCCGAGGCGCGCGAGCTGCGCCGGCCCGGCAGCGTGAGCCTGGTCGAGGACACCCGCTGGGGCGACCGGGTCTCGCCGATCGCGAAGGCCGGCGAGGCCGTCGCGCCCATCGTGATCGAGGACTTCTCGGCCGTTCCCGCTGCCGACCCGGTGATCGGTCCCGAGCTCGCGGCCGCACGCACCCGCCTCGGCCTCAGCGTGGACCAGCTGGCCGATCGCACCCGGATCCGCCCGCACGTCATCGAGTCGATCGAGGTCGACGACTTCACGCCCTGCGGCGGCGACTTCTACGCCCGCGGCCACCTGCGCACGCTGGCGCGGGTGCTGGGGGCCGACGCTGCCCCGCTGCTCACCGAGTACGACGCCAAGTACGCCGACGCGCCGATCAGCCCGCGGCGCGTCTTCGAGGCCGAGCTGGCCACGGGGGTGCACGGCGGCATCCGCGGCACGCGCGGCGGCCCGAACTGGTCGGTGCTGGTCGCCACGGTGATGGTCCTGGTGCTGGCCTGGTCGGTGGCCCGCCTGGTGATGGACAGCCCGTCCACCCTGAACGAGGCGCCGACGCTGAACGGCTCCGGCGGCCTGGCCGCTCCCGGGGACCCGGTCCCCGTGCTGCTCGACGCGGCCGGCGGCGGGGCAACGGTGAAGGTCATCGACGGCAACGGCAAGACGGTCTTCGACGGTGATCTCGCCTTCGGCCAGACCAAGAGCCTGGCCAAGGTGGTGCAGCCCGTGCAGGTCGTCACCTCGGACGGCTCCCTGGAGGTCTCGGTCGACGGCGTCGACGCCGAGCCCGTCGGGGACACCGGTGCGCGCTCGACGCGCACCTTCGGGAGCAAGTGA
- a CDS encoding ExeM/NucH family extracellular endonuclease, with amino-acid sequence MTPAHPSRAPRTTRRVVAVSAALAVAVSGLATYAVSPATAAAPSAGLVITEAYGGGGNAGATYTHDFVELHNPTDAPISVDGLSIQYRSSGSSSAASGVTALSGTVAPGGRYLVQQAKGSGGTQPLPTPDATGTIAMSGTAFTVWLAEGTTALNPPTGDAVGTPGVIDLLGVNGATFETAPAPAVSNTTSATRTGADTDDNSADFAPAAPTPVGTGGAPDPEPEPEPETLEISEIQGEGTASPVVGRPVTTSGVVTAAYPSGLFGFFVQEAGSGGAQTATRTASQGVFVYYPTGTGTVSVRPGDRVEVTGTVEEYAGGTQIRIADAATDVTVTGNGAELAPVTGDWPATDAAKEALEGMLVLPEGRFTVSDTYSTNRYGEVGLARGTTPLIQPTQVADAQDAAAIAAVVADNAARAIVLDDGSSTDFTRSSALSPAYVSAQEPVRVGAATAFTAPVILTQGGSPSAPTYRLQPTAPVGPGVAGSPATFENTRTAAPDERLLAADGTPDVKVAAFNVLNYFTTLGDANDDNVGDGAPPCQAYLDREGDGNNVSGGCAQRGAWDPADLARQQEKIVAAINALDADVVGLMEIENSAVLGEEPDEATRTLVAALNAALGKEVWAANPSSTDLPALTEQDVITNAVIYRTDTVVRVGASRALGELSGDDEAFSNAREPLAQAFRPRAGGTPVLVVVNHFKSKGSGVDDGTGQGSANPDRIAQAEALAAWVPTVQTAVGVEATLLLGDFNSYAQEDPLQVLYAAGWTNLEAASGNEEYSYSYSGQAGSLDHVLANDAAVARHTGVDVWNINAPESIAFEYSRFNIHGTDFHEASPFRSSDHDPVIVGLDLVADRAPKVTPRLKVTHTPGKPVAGRSVVRLQVRVRTGAVSAKGRITVRAQGRKISAKVTRDGVATARLGRLRAGNKVRVVVNYSGNDGVRAARVVHTVKVRTAPRSKGGRR; translated from the coding sequence ATGACCCCAGCCCACCCGTCCCGGGCACCCCGCACCACCCGCCGCGTGGTCGCCGTGAGCGCCGCCCTCGCGGTCGCCGTCTCCGGCCTCGCGACGTACGCCGTCAGCCCCGCCACCGCCGCTGCGCCCAGCGCCGGCCTCGTGATCACCGAGGCCTATGGCGGCGGCGGCAACGCCGGTGCCACCTACACCCACGACTTCGTCGAGCTGCACAACCCCACCGACGCACCGATCTCGGTCGATGGCCTCTCGATCCAGTACCGCAGCAGCGGCTCGTCCTCCGCCGCCTCCGGCGTCACCGCGCTGAGCGGCACCGTCGCGCCCGGCGGGCGCTACCTCGTCCAGCAGGCCAAGGGGAGCGGCGGCACCCAGCCGCTGCCCACCCCCGACGCCACCGGCACGATCGCGATGAGCGGGACGGCGTTCACGGTGTGGCTGGCCGAGGGCACCACCGCGCTGAACCCGCCCACGGGCGACGCCGTCGGCACGCCCGGGGTCATCGACCTGCTCGGCGTCAACGGCGCCACCTTCGAGACGGCCCCCGCGCCGGCGGTCTCCAACACCACGTCGGCGACCCGCACCGGCGCCGACACCGACGACAACTCCGCCGACTTCGCCCCCGCCGCCCCCACCCCGGTGGGCACCGGCGGCGCGCCGGACCCGGAGCCGGAGCCCGAGCCGGAGACCCTGGAGATCTCCGAGATCCAGGGCGAGGGCACGGCGTCCCCCGTCGTCGGGCGACCCGTCACGACCAGCGGCGTGGTCACCGCGGCGTACCCCTCGGGGCTGTTCGGCTTCTTCGTCCAGGAGGCGGGCAGCGGCGGCGCCCAGACCGCGACCCGCACCGCGTCGCAGGGCGTCTTCGTCTACTACCCCACCGGCACCGGCACCGTCTCGGTGCGACCGGGCGACCGCGTCGAGGTCACCGGCACCGTGGAGGAGTACGCCGGCGGGACCCAGATCCGCATCGCCGACGCGGCCACCGACGTGACCGTCACCGGCAACGGTGCGGAGCTCGCGCCCGTCACCGGCGACTGGCCGGCGACGGACGCGGCCAAGGAGGCCCTCGAGGGCATGCTGGTGCTGCCCGAGGGCCGCTTCACGGTCTCCGACACCTACTCGACCAACCGCTACGGCGAGGTCGGCCTGGCCCGCGGCACCACCCCGCTGATCCAGCCGACACAGGTCGCGGACGCCCAGGACGCCGCGGCGATCGCCGCGGTGGTCGCGGACAACGCCGCCCGCGCGATCGTGCTCGACGACGGCTCGTCGACGGACTTCACCCGGTCGTCGGCGCTGAGCCCGGCGTACGTGTCGGCCCAGGAGCCCGTGCGCGTCGGGGCGGCCACCGCCTTCACGGCGCCGGTGATCCTGACCCAGGGCGGATCGCCGTCCGCCCCGACGTACCGCCTCCAGCCGACGGCGCCGGTCGGACCGGGCGTGGCCGGGTCCCCGGCGACGTTCGAGAACACCCGCACCGCGGCCCCGGACGAGCGGCTCCTCGCCGCGGACGGCACGCCGGACGTCAAGGTCGCGGCGTTCAACGTGCTCAACTACTTCACCACCCTCGGGGACGCCAACGACGACAACGTCGGCGACGGCGCGCCGCCGTGCCAGGCCTACCTGGACCGCGAGGGTGACGGCAACAACGTCAGCGGCGGCTGCGCGCAGCGCGGCGCCTGGGACCCGGCCGACCTCGCGCGGCAGCAGGAGAAGATCGTCGCCGCGATCAACGCCCTCGATGCCGACGTCGTCGGGCTGATGGAGATCGAGAACTCCGCGGTGCTCGGCGAGGAGCCCGACGAGGCGACCCGCACCCTCGTGGCGGCGCTCAACGCCGCGCTCGGCAAGGAGGTCTGGGCGGCGAACCCGTCGTCGACGGACCTGCCCGCGCTGACCGAGCAGGACGTGATCACCAACGCCGTGATCTACCGCACCGACACGGTCGTCCGGGTGGGCGCCTCGCGGGCGCTCGGGGAGCTCAGCGGCGACGACGAGGCGTTCAGCAACGCCCGCGAGCCGCTGGCCCAGGCCTTCCGGCCGCGCGCCGGCGGCACGCCGGTGCTCGTGGTCGTGAACCACTTCAAGTCGAAGGGCTCGGGCGTCGACGACGGCACCGGGCAGGGCTCGGCCAACCCGGACCGCATCGCGCAGGCCGAGGCGCTCGCCGCCTGGGTCCCGACGGTGCAGACCGCGGTGGGCGTCGAGGCCACGCTGCTGCTGGGCGACTTCAACTCCTACGCCCAGGAGGACCCGCTCCAGGTGCTGTACGCCGCGGGCTGGACCAACCTCGAGGCCGCGTCGGGCAACGAGGAGTACTCCTACTCCTACTCCGGCCAGGCCGGCTCGCTGGACCACGTGCTCGCCAACGACGCCGCGGTCGCTCGCCACACCGGGGTCGACGTGTGGAACATCAACGCGCCGGAGTCGATCGCGTTCGAGTACAGCCGGTTCAACATCCACGGGACCGACTTCCACGAGGCCTCGCCGTTCCGCTCCTCCGACCACGACCCGGTGATCGTGGGCCTCGACCTCGTCGCCGACCGGGCGCCGAAGGTGACGCCGCGGCTCAAGGTCACCCACACCCCGGGCAAGCCGGTCGCCGGCCGCTCGGTCGTGCGGCTGCAGGTGCGGGTGCGCACCGGCGCGGTCTCGGCGAAGGGTCGGATCACGGTCCGCGCCCAGGGCCGCAAGATCTCGGCCAAGGTGACCCGCGACGGCGTCGCGACCGCCCGGCTGGGTCGGCTGCGCGCCGGCAACAAGGTGCGGGTGGTCGTCAACTACTCGGGCAACGACGGGGTGCGCGCCGCCCGCGTCGTGCACACGGTGAAGGTCCGGACCGCTCCGCGGTCGAAGGGCGGACGTCGCTGA
- the pgsA gene encoding CDP-diacylglycerol--glycerol-3-phosphate 3-phosphatidyltransferase encodes MTDTGARPSNLNVPNVLTTLRIVMVPFFGWALLMDGGDSITWRLVAWVLFAVAMITDKIDGDLARKHNLVTDFGKVADPIADKAITGMAFIGLSIVGDIWWWVTIVVLLREWSVTLLRLSVLKKVVIAAADLGKLKTTFQALALGGLVLPLRDPDLPSWAELPGEVLFYVSQGCLAVAVALTLWSGYEFFRGVWRQRDELRGTIR; translated from the coding sequence ATGACCGACACCGGGGCCCGGCCCAGCAACCTCAACGTGCCCAACGTGCTGACCACGCTGCGCATCGTCATGGTGCCGTTCTTCGGCTGGGCGCTGCTGATGGACGGTGGCGACTCGATCACCTGGCGCCTCGTCGCGTGGGTGCTGTTCGCAGTCGCGATGATCACCGACAAGATCGACGGCGACCTGGCGCGCAAGCACAACCTGGTCACCGACTTCGGCAAGGTCGCCGACCCGATCGCGGACAAGGCGATCACCGGCATGGCCTTCATCGGGCTCTCGATCGTCGGCGACATCTGGTGGTGGGTCACCATCGTGGTGCTGCTGCGCGAGTGGAGCGTCACCCTGCTGCGCCTCTCGGTGCTCAAGAAGGTCGTGATCGCGGCCGCCGACCTCGGCAAGCTGAAGACCACCTTCCAGGCCCTGGCGCTCGGCGGCCTGGTGCTGCCCCTGCGCGACCCCGACCTGCCGTCGTGGGCCGAGCTGCCGGGCGAGGTGCTGTTCTACGTCTCCCAGGGCTGCCTGGCGGTCGCCGTCGCGCTGACCCTGTGGTCGGGCTATGAGTTCTTCCGCGGCGTCTGGCGCCAGCGCGACGAGCTCCGGGGCACGATTCGGTAA
- the rimO gene encoding 30S ribosomal protein S12 methylthiotransferase RimO has protein sequence MTLPDTARPDAAPTPLSVALVTLGCARNEVDSEELAGRLEAGGFVLVEDPEDADTVVVNTCGFVEAAKKDSVDTLLQAADLKDTGRAQAVVAVGCMAERYGKDLAESLPEADAVLGFDDYPDIAARLRSIVAGETHHPHTPQDRRRLLPISPTERSTDAVSVPGHAVATTGDLGVGGPASGPRGLRRRLDGGPMAPLKLASGCDRRCSFCAIPSFRGSFVSRRPADVLSEARWLGEQGVRELFLVSENSTSYGKDLGDLRLLETMLPALAAVDGVDRVRVSYLQPAETRPGLVEAIANTPGVVPYFDLSFQHASATVLRRMRRFGDPESFLGLLDRVRSLAPTAGVRSNVIVGFPGETEEDLETLCDFLVAARMDVTGVFGYSDEDGTEAASYDGKLDEDEVRARTEHVTALVEELNAQRAEERIDEEVEVLVESVEDGEIAGRAAHQGPEVDGTTYLSGTSAKVGDLVRARVVSTDGVDLVAEAIAGATR, from the coding sequence ATGACCCTCCCTGACACAGCGCGCCCCGACGCGGCGCCCACCCCCCTCTCGGTCGCCCTGGTGACGCTCGGCTGCGCGCGCAACGAGGTGGACTCCGAGGAGCTCGCCGGCCGTCTCGAGGCCGGTGGTTTCGTGCTCGTCGAGGACCCCGAGGACGCCGACACCGTGGTGGTCAACACCTGCGGGTTCGTCGAGGCCGCCAAGAAGGACTCCGTCGACACCCTGCTCCAGGCCGCCGACCTCAAGGACACCGGTCGCGCCCAGGCCGTCGTGGCCGTGGGCTGCATGGCCGAGCGCTACGGCAAGGACCTGGCGGAGTCGCTGCCGGAGGCCGACGCCGTCCTTGGCTTCGACGACTACCCCGACATCGCCGCACGCCTGCGCTCGATCGTGGCGGGGGAGACCCACCACCCGCACACCCCGCAGGACCGTCGCCGGCTGCTCCCGATCTCGCCCACCGAGCGCTCCACGGACGCGGTCAGCGTGCCCGGGCACGCGGTGGCGACCACCGGCGACCTCGGCGTGGGCGGCCCGGCGAGCGGGCCCCGCGGCCTGCGCCGCCGCCTGGACGGCGGGCCGATGGCCCCGCTGAAGCTGGCCAGCGGCTGCGACCGGCGCTGCTCCTTCTGCGCGATCCCGAGCTTCCGCGGCTCCTTCGTCAGCCGTCGCCCGGCCGACGTGCTCTCCGAGGCGCGCTGGCTCGGCGAGCAGGGGGTGCGCGAGCTCTTCCTGGTCAGCGAGAACTCCACGTCGTACGGCAAGGACCTCGGCGACCTGCGCCTGCTCGAGACGATGCTTCCCGCGCTCGCCGCGGTCGACGGCGTCGACCGGGTCCGCGTCTCCTATCTCCAGCCGGCCGAGACCCGCCCGGGCCTGGTCGAGGCGATCGCGAACACCCCGGGTGTCGTGCCCTACTTCGACCTGTCCTTCCAGCACGCCAGCGCCACGGTGCTGCGCCGGATGCGCCGCTTCGGTGACCCCGAGAGCTTCCTCGGGCTGCTGGACCGGGTGCGCTCGCTCGCGCCGACCGCCGGGGTGCGCTCCAACGTGATCGTCGGCTTCCCCGGCGAGACCGAGGAGGACCTCGAGACCCTCTGCGACTTCCTGGTCGCGGCCCGCATGGACGTCACCGGCGTCTTCGGCTACTCCGACGAGGACGGCACCGAGGCCGCCAGCTACGACGGCAAGCTCGACGAGGACGAGGTCCGCGCCCGCACCGAGCACGTCACAGCCCTGGTCGAGGAGCTCAACGCGCAGCGCGCGGAGGAGCGGATCGACGAAGAGGTCGAGGTGCTCGTGGAGTCCGTCGAGGACGGCGAGATCGCCGGCCGCGCGGCCCACCAGGGCCCCGAGGTGGACGGTACGACGTACCTCTCCGGGACCAGCGCCAAGGTCGGCGACCTGGTGCGCGCCCGCGTGGTCTCCACCGACGGCGTCGACCTGGTGGCCGAGGCCATCGCGGGGGCGACCCGATGA
- a CDS encoding bifunctional metallophosphatase/5'-nucleotidase: MASSARSRSARRCLGTLSVLAISASSLALVVPAAQAADPVVVTLLNINDFHGRIDNNTTKFATTVERLRADAGEDNTLLLSAGDNIGASLFASSLAQDQPTIDVLNALDLATTAVGNHEFDRGYADLNGRVTEAADFSHLGANVYMKGTETPALEEYDVFEVAGVSVGVIGVVTEETPSLVTPTGTAGLDFGDPVEAVNRVAADLSDGDTSNGEADVIVAEYHEGAGAGTPEGATLEAEVAAGGVFAAIVEDTSPEVDAIFTGHTHKQYAWTAPVPGADRTRPVVQTGSYGANIGQIELTVDPETGEVSASTAANVARLDTEDLTLPRVAEVKGIVDAALAKAAEIGNEPVASITGDITTAFVNGGRDDRAAESTLGGLVANALWEGMSDITDVDLGITNPGGLRAELLFAGDTAANPANTDGVVTFAEANAVLPFSNTVATVDLTGAQLDEVLEQQWQRDDKGEVPSRPYLQLGLSENVRVTTDPTRTEGDRVTSIRIDGKLVDPAATYTVSTLSFLAAGGDNFRAFAKGRMTDTGLLDADLWRGYLAGQSPISPDFARQQVVVSGNGTVVAGRPGALEVSMLDLTSLGSPANTTLDVSWTKGTETVQVGDVVVVAGAARVPLDLPARAGGGTLTLRAEPSGTTIEVPVLRAPKSAARLTVTATPRKALATRTRVLVKVKVTAADAVTGAVKVRAGGRAYEVKLNARGQGRVRIAPFKKAGARQVKVVYTGDELTTRATRTVKIQVARRR, translated from the coding sequence GTGGCCTCATCCGCACGGTCCCGGAGCGCACGCCGCTGCCTCGGGACACTCTCGGTCCTCGCCATCTCCGCCTCGTCCCTCGCCCTCGTGGTCCCCGCGGCGCAGGCCGCCGACCCGGTCGTCGTGACCCTGCTCAACATCAACGACTTCCACGGGCGCATCGACAACAACACCACCAAGTTCGCCACGACCGTCGAGCGTCTGCGCGCCGACGCGGGGGAGGACAACACCCTCCTGCTCTCCGCCGGTGACAACATCGGCGCCTCGCTCTTCGCCTCGAGCCTGGCCCAGGACCAGCCCACGATCGACGTGCTCAACGCCCTCGATCTCGCGACCACCGCGGTCGGCAACCACGAGTTCGACCGCGGCTACGCCGACCTCAACGGCCGGGTCACCGAGGCCGCGGACTTCAGCCACCTGGGTGCCAACGTCTACATGAAGGGCACCGAGACCCCGGCGCTGGAGGAGTACGACGTCTTCGAGGTCGCCGGCGTGAGCGTCGGCGTCATCGGCGTCGTGACCGAGGAGACCCCGAGCCTGGTCACGCCGACCGGCACCGCCGGGCTCGACTTCGGCGACCCGGTGGAGGCGGTCAACCGGGTGGCGGCGGACCTGAGCGACGGCGACACGAGCAACGGCGAGGCCGACGTCATCGTGGCCGAGTACCACGAGGGTGCCGGAGCCGGGACGCCCGAGGGTGCGACCCTCGAGGCCGAGGTCGCCGCGGGCGGCGTCTTCGCCGCGATCGTGGAGGACACCAGCCCGGAGGTCGACGCGATCTTCACCGGGCACACCCACAAGCAGTACGCCTGGACCGCCCCGGTCCCGGGCGCCGATCGGACCCGCCCGGTCGTGCAGACCGGCTCCTACGGCGCCAACATCGGGCAGATCGAGCTCACCGTGGACCCCGAGACCGGTGAGGTCAGCGCGTCCACGGCCGCGAACGTCGCCCGCCTGGACACCGAGGACCTGACCCTGCCGCGGGTCGCCGAGGTGAAGGGGATCGTCGACGCCGCGCTGGCCAAGGCCGCGGAGATCGGCAACGAGCCGGTCGCCTCGATCACCGGCGACATCACCACGGCGTTCGTGAACGGCGGCCGCGACGACCGCGCCGCGGAGTCCACCCTCGGCGGACTGGTCGCCAACGCCCTGTGGGAGGGGATGTCGGACATCACCGACGTCGACCTGGGCATCACCAACCCCGGCGGCCTGCGTGCCGAGCTGCTGTTCGCCGGTGACACCGCCGCCAACCCGGCCAACACCGACGGTGTGGTCACCTTCGCCGAGGCCAACGCGGTCCTGCCGTTCAGCAACACCGTCGCCACCGTCGACCTGACCGGCGCGCAGCTCGACGAGGTGCTCGAGCAGCAGTGGCAGCGCGACGACAAGGGCGAGGTCCCCTCGCGGCCCTACCTGCAGCTCGGGCTCTCCGAGAACGTCCGGGTGACCACCGACCCGACCCGCACGGAGGGTGACCGGGTCACCTCGATCCGCATCGACGGCAAGCTCGTCGACCCGGCCGCGACGTACACCGTCTCGACCCTGTCGTTCCTCGCCGCCGGCGGCGACAACTTCCGGGCCTTCGCGAAGGGCCGGATGACCGACACCGGGCTCCTCGACGCCGATCTGTGGCGTGGCTACCTCGCCGGGCAGTCGCCGATCTCGCCCGACTTCGCCCGCCAGCAGGTCGTCGTGTCGGGCAACGGCACGGTGGTCGCCGGACGACCGGGTGCCCTGGAGGTCTCGATGCTCGACCTCACCTCGCTCGGCAGCCCCGCCAACACCACCCTGGATGTCAGCTGGACCAAGGGCACCGAGACCGTGCAGGTCGGTGACGTCGTCGTCGTCGCCGGCGCCGCCCGCGTGCCGCTCGACCTCCCGGCCCGCGCCGGCGGCGGCACGCTGACCCTCCGCGCCGAGCCCAGCGGCACCACGATCGAGGTCCCGGTCCTGCGGGCGCCGAAGTCCGCCGCCCGGCTCACCGTCACCGCGACGCCGCGCAAGGCCCTCGCGACCCGCACCCGTGTGCTGGTCAAGGTGAAGGTCACGGCCGCCGACGCCGTCACCGGCGCCGTCAAGGTCCGCGCCGGTGGCCGGGCCTACGAGGTGAAGCTCAACGCCCGCGGCCAGGGCCGGGTCCGCATCGCGCCGTTCAAGAAGGCCGGCGCCCGTCAGGTCAAGGTCGTCTACACCGGCGACGAGCTGACCACGCGGGCCACCCGGACCGTCAAGATCCAGGTCGCGCGCCGCCGCTGA